ATTTCTTATTGCTTCAGTCCCGTAAACTTTCACTCCTTCTTTTGGCGGATTTTTTACTGAGTATAAAATTGTATTCAGCATCTCTTCTAATTTTACAAGTCCCAGATTTATTGCCTGCTTGCGGGTAGCAGGTATCAATTCTAAAATTTTGTAAATCGGTTTTAATACAATCGGCCAGTAATGACCCGGTCCTATTATATACCACGGTCTGATTACAGATGAAGTTATTCCGCTTTCGTTCAATAACGCTTCACCCTGTTTTCTTACTTCAATATACTCCTTCATCATAGGCGCCGGCTGCGCAACACTTAGATATATAAAGTGTTTCACGTTTGATTTCTTCGCAGCTTTTACAGACGCCTTAACGGAAGCCAAATCAATAGTTTTAAATTGTTCTTTTTTAGCGGGGGAGGGATGTGAAACTCCTACCAGCTGAATGAACGTATCACAGCCGTTTACATATTCCATAAAAGTAACTTCATCTAAGGCATTGCCATCAACAGCTTTGCATCCGGGAGGAAGCTTTCCTATTGATTCCTTCCGGGTAAGTGCAGTTACTTCAAATCCGTTCTTAATTAGTATAGGAATCATCCTGCTTCCTATATATCCTGTCCCGCCGGTTATAAAGATATTTTTATTCATTTAATCAAAGATAAAAATATTGATTGTATTACTTTCACTCAATTACTAAGTTATACAAAACTTAAATTAATTATGAAACATTTTTTTATTCTCTTTACTGCTGTATTTTTATGCGTTTCAGGTATATACGCACAAAATTCTTCAGTGGATTTGTTCACGGCTAATGCTCAGGACAGGAAATTACAGGAAAAATTTTCTTCTGATGTTAAAGATCCCGTTTTTTTAAAAATTAACAAAGCTGAACTCTCAAAACTGTTCACTGAAAGAAATAATACTCTCGAAATCAACATTCCCGTTGCACTAAGAAACGTCAGTTCCAATGTTGCGCTTCAGTTGAAAAAATTTGAAGCCGTATCTCCTCAGACAAGAATCGTTAAAAAAACTGCGGTAGGTGAAGAGGATATGCCTTTGCAAAATTGCATTCTTTCCTATACCGGAAAAGTAAAAGGTATGGATAACTCATTTGTAACAATTACTTTCAGCGATGATAAAGTTGTTGGTATTCTAATGTCAGATAAGGATACTTATACAATCGGTACCACGGATGAAAACGATAAGAGCAATGTGAATTATATTTTATTTCAGGAGAGCTTGAGAAAAGTTCACAGGGAATTCAAATGCGGAAGTGAAACAATGCAGACTCCCGACCATATTAAAAAACTAATGAGCCAGTATAAGCCCAAAACTGA
The genomic region above belongs to Bacteroidota bacterium and contains:
- a CDS encoding NAD(P)H-binding protein, translating into MNKNIFITGGTGYIGSRMIPILIKNGFEVTALTRKESIGKLPPGCKAVDGNALDEVTFMEYVNGCDTFIQLVGVSHPSPAKKEQFKTIDLASVKASVKAAKKSNVKHFIYLSVAQPAPMMKEYIEVRKQGEALLNESGITSSVIRPWYIIGPGHYWPIVLKPIYKILELIPATRKQAINLGLVKLEEMLNTILYSVKNPPKEGVKVYGTEAIRNSINY